cggaaatacttgtcatcaagatgaataaaaggggatgtatctagatgtattttagttctagatacacccctttttatccattttgatgacaagtatttccggacggagggagtacatacctaTGATAAATCACTGAGGTGGGGTACACATTTGAAATGATGCATTAATAATTAAGTAGTTCTCCTGGATAAATTGTGCTGTCTTGCATTTTCCAAACAGCCAATCATGAACTTGGGTTATCGTTTAACTTTTGTGGTGTTTTCCCATTGTTTTGGGTTGCTGGGAATTCAAGTACTGTTTTTATTTTGTGCCATATGATGAGAGACCTTATCCAACTCACAGCGGTCGTCTGGACACTTAGTGTGTAATGGTGCATACATATTTCGCTGATGGCATTTCAGTTTtttatgcataaaggatttgattTCCTGGAGAGCATTGTGTTAATGCAAGTTTTAGAATAACCCGAACTCCTGAAACTTTTGCCTCGGTCTTCACTGAAGATTTTTGGCGTTATTTGCTGGTGGCTGCCCTGTGAGCCATGCCCATGCTAGTGTCTTGGTAGTTGGTGTAGATTGATATAGAGAAGAAAATGTAGGTACATGTAATTGTTATTCTTGATGAGAGGGTCACATTTCCTAGAGGACTATATGGTTCCTCCTGGTTAGCCGTAGTCTGATTCCAAACTCAATGCCCTTAACTTACTCGACTGGACTCCTTGCCTCTGTAGGGTCAGTCGTATAATAAGTAAATATATCTCAAGCAGGACAGCAGTTGCACTTTGCTAGGAGGCTAAGCTGCCAGCTATAGTATTTTCTTTTCAGGGATGCCTTTTTTAATTGTGCTGGATGCAAATAATCAACCACTATATCCAGAAAGCAAAAGCACTACTAATTTTCTGATACTAGCATATGTGATCAGTCATGACTATGAATGTTCACCTAAAGCACTACCATGTACGAAGTGTTTTCTGCAGATGAGATTAAAACAAGATATCTTGCTAGATTTATTATTTTGGTTACTGTGAAGTGTTTCTACTGTTGCTTAGTCGTGTTGGCTTGGTTATTCATTTTGTGTTTGTTCTAACACCCAGAAGCTGAGCTATGATAGACTGAAAAATGGTACACATTTTGTAATTATTAGATGAGTGTTTATATTTAAAATTTACACGGTTTTAATTGGGGACATTTTGAGGGGTCAAGTATTTTGTTTGTTGACCTCTGAAAGTAGAAATGATTAAAGCTTATATTGATCTTGTTGGTATGTTTACTTGTTGACAGGAGGACGAGGAAGATTCCTCGCATGCCACAGAAATCGACAATGATCATTAGTCTAATGCAGCCGATGTGCAAAATGTGGTAATGACTGGATGACCTGTGGAGTGTTTTTCTGTGTATATAATATATATCTGGCTGATACTAACATGCCAACTTCAGGATGGTAAAACCCTGGTGAACCCTCGTGTGGAATATCGCGTGGCTGAGGCAGAGCAGGAGAAATTTGATGTGAAAGAACAAGATCAGATGTATGCCGAGCCAAAAAAGCGACAGTTTCAGCACCCTCGGCAATCTTGTCAGAATCAGCGAGGTGGTGATCGTGGCTGGAGGGGGGCCTACCCTAATGGCCGCAGCGGGCATGGAGGCGGCCGTGGCATGGGCAGCAGATACGAGAATGggcgtggaggtggtggtggtggcggccgtGGCATGGGCAGTGGATACGAGAATGggcgtggaggtggtggtggtggctgtgGCATGGGCAGCGAATACGAAAATGggtgtggaggtggtggtggatacCAGAATGACCGGGGTTGTGGTGGCGGATACCAGAATGGCCGGGATGGTGGTGGCAGGAGCGGGTATCAGAACAGCCGGGGTGGTGGTGGCGTGTACCAGAACAGccggggtggtggtggcggtggcgggtaCCAGAACAGCcggggtggtggtggcagcggcggGTACCAGAATAgccggggtggtggtggtggcggcgggtaCTACAACAACGACGATGGGTACTACCAGCCGAGGAACTTGAACAACAGGGGCAGGGGCGCAGGGAGGTGGCCACGCGGACACCGAGAGAATTGAGGCAATGGCATATGTGGAAGTCTGGGAGGTCAGGAGAGGGAAGGGGCAATGTGAAAGTCTGGGAGCCATTTTGTTATTATAGAACTACGGAGTATGTAATAACCTAGCCTGTGGGTATGTCGCAATCCAGTCCCTCCCCATCTGCGAGTTTTTTTGTTGCTCTAATGAGTGCATAATGGTTGGTTGGTAAATGTGGAATCTCGTTGAAAGTAGCTTCAGGTCATACATGTGTTGCTTCTTTTTCTGGCTGTGTGAGTTGTCATATATTTCCGGTTGGTTTATTATTTTTGTTAGATGTCTTTCTATGTCATTCCTGTTCATTTTCCAGTGTTTGTGTTTGTGTTACCTTTGTTTGTTCTGGCCTGTATCGTAGctcttcaaaaaaagaaaaaaaatactgtTTGTTTCGGTGAATGCTGATCGAGATTTTGGCTTTGTCTTTAATAATCCTGATAAGTGTCACCGTAGCCGATTATGCATAGTTGCGGCTAGGTCTTGCATGCGCAGGAGCGCAACTGAACACAAAAAAATGTTTTTACGTGAGGTCTACTTGCATGGTTTGTTTACCGCTGGGAAGATTCTGGGAGGACTTTGTCAGGCAACTGACCAATTCCGGTTTCTTGCAAGTTCTCTAGCTACTCCGATCGATGCTGGAGAGCTTGCTGGCGGGACGCTTGTCGTCCCTCGCCGAATGGGCACACATGGCGGCCGGGACAGAGACGCCAACGGGGGAACGCCCTATCCAATGGTTGCATGGTGGCCGGCTGAAAATTGGGTCGGCTGCCGTTGGCTTTTCCTTATGCATGCAATCAAAGGGACAGACCAGTACCGCTCTTCCATCGGTATTGTCTTCAGAGAGATTAAAATCTTTGTTAGTTTAAACTTTTTCTTTTTTAAGATTGTTTTTTGCCCAAGGGGCTGTAATACTGTAGCTGATTCTCTAGGAGCGTGTTTGGTTGATGTAGCCAACAGTAGGTGCATTGCATAGCCTTCTCAACTTAGTCTGGCTATGTAAATGCAGCCTCAAATGCATCATCTGCAtgctgtttggttgcctgcatgggcAGAACCACACTGCTGGTGTTCGGTTGCCTGCATGTTAGTGGACAAATccaaggcatggtgtttggttgtatgcaacgtctggtgtgtggtaacctctttggctagttggtgaTGTTACCAGCACACTTCGGCACAACCATGTAGCACACATCATAAGCAGAGCAGAGTATAAAAAGAGGATCAGCTACTTAAGAGCATATTTCTGATAAGCAGTACCACACTTCATAACAGTTCTATGCATAAATCATAAACATAAACAGTTCAAAGCAGACTCGATAGTACTTAGGGAGGCCCCGACCCTACTCCTTGGCGGCGAAGGCTTCGTCGTGCTTCCCGCACTTGTTGACGACCTCAATGCAATCGTCGTCGAAGATGGTGACCTTGAGGGTGTCTGGAGTGAGGAGCTTGAACCtcaccatgtagccgatcttgatctgatgaacggctgcgtaggtggcccaaccctgatccagggtcaccctgccgttcatcagcttcaccgtcaccttccaggagcagccggtgttgttcctgagcttgaactccgtcggcaccgcgacgaagtgcttggtgaagtctaggggcatggggatgcactcaagtttcggtgcaaggatgaccttgcagaagtgagttgggccatccTCCTGATGGTAGTGGCCGTAGTTGCGGCGCTTGTTGCTGGGGGGGCTCCTCCATGCCCTCATCGTCGCCACCCTCAGGCGTCTTCGGGTCTTCCTCGGCAGTGGGCGGCAGCACAACCTCGTCGGGCATTAGGTGAAGGGGTTGCTTTCCCTTGttgtcaacggtcgggagcacctccatgcccatctcattgctctcctcgatctgcacacaatTCATGGAGTCAGGCACAGCACAGATTTCATGGCTTATTGAAGAGCATGTAGTTAAAACGGCATGActgtcactcttctcctcctcttcatcgcccctatatttactcaccctgcccaccactacttacccaccccctctcttctctaactgtcaaccttcctcctcctcatcgccatgagctctagctccagctccaaagccaaccCCTTCCTTTAgggtattggctggagggccttcttccttgggtggtcggctggtgaccgcaccaagttcgagaacaccatggaggtgtgctcgaacttcggcTCCATGCCTGACATGCAGAAGGAATCTAATGCAGTGTTCATGAAGGCCATTGCAGAAGAGCTGAAGACGTTGATTCCTGACCCAGCGAAGGGCGCGATGGCAGTTGACATCattcgctgggccatgaatcaggccgtctccgacgacggtaaacagaggaagaagtggtgcaagtacaagaactactgggctcctaatgaccgccgtgccgcagtgtactgggagacggctatcgcgccgccggcggtcatcggtggggagcctaaggaggaagaagaagcgatgCAGATGCCAGCAAGGGCGCCGGAGCCAGGCCGTCGTACCtggcagatcgacctcgactccaccgaggacgacgacgatgacccgccggcccgcacggcgatgaagaagaagatgaaggccagcAGCTCGACCCACCGCTCCGCACGCCGGTGACGGCCGCCGCATTGAGCCGGTGTCCGTTGTGTACCCCCTATCCCCCAATCCCCCTTCTGCATCCGCATCTACCTCTATTCCGATCTTGCATATATGAACTCATATGAACTGGTATGAACTAGTATGAACTACCCCTatgcttatctacctctattccccattcccCTCCGCCGTGGATCGAATCTATCGCCGGATCGAACGGGAAAAAGTTTTGCATGTCGAACAAAGagaagtgcttaccgccattgCTGCGGGCCAACTGCTGATCCGCTCGCCggtgatggagtccggtggtcttcttgctctgctccgatccgccgccgccggtgagagttgggagagtggggaagagtggggagagggagcggtgaggggcggtgaggctaataactgCCGGCGCTTCGGGAAGCAACGTGGCTTCTCGAGCGTGCCCGCGCACGTGCAGCCGTCGCCGCCCACGTGCACAGCTCGGGCATGGCCTtggagaaactgccgattcgtgCGTTCCCAGGGAGCCAGGCCTAGGAGTGCTTTAAGGTTCGTGTCATGTGGGCCGAACAGTGAAAGCAGGCAACCAATCGACCCGTTTTCGTCCCGCGCGAGCCAGGCCGGGCCTCATGCAGGCTACCAAACACGCCCTAGCTGCTCACGGTGCACATATGAGCCATGCATCCTCAGCCTTGTGGCCGGATGGGGCTCCAGACTTTGTTCATGCGTTAATTGCCAGCAATTTGACTGGCCGTTCTGGTTAATGGAATAAAGAGTATTCCggctcaaaaaaattaaaaaagctCCAAAGCGGAAACGCCTCCTCATCTCGAATCTTGCTTTTTTttaaacacagtacagacgcaagtgctCATACTATTATAACACACACACGTAcatcctatccctatgagcatctcTGAGAGAtcgagccggcatatcatcttgagattttatgaataAGTCACCGTAGGATAagtgcgagcaccaggacttgaaccctggtgggctgggataccactgtccacatAACCATCCAACTACAGGTTGGTTCGTGTCTCGAATCTTGTTAGAGCAATCGCTCCTTGTTGTATGCATAGGAATAGCGGAAATTCAACATGGGTCATATTACCATATGGTATCATTATCCGAGCCGTTGGTCCACATAGGGATCAGTGAACACAGGCGTATTGCATGATGCATTTCTTTTTCATTGCATCAATATTCAATGCGCCAGTGCTTCTTGCCGGTTGTCCATTAATGTTGTGGCCCACAATGGTGTTCTAACGACGCTACTTTCTACTTTTTCTGGACCGGAGCTTGTGGCACATGGTCTGCTCCATACTAAGGCCTACTCCAACGCATGACCCAAACAGACGTCCGTTTTATCTGGATTTCGTCCGTTTGAGGGTGACAATTGGGTCGTATCCACCCAGATTTGAGTTTGCGTTGGCAGGACGCCCAACGAGCGGTCGCATCTTCGACGCATCTTGTCCCCGTGCATGCGAACATGAGAAACCAAGGATTTAAGTCGCGGCCACGGTTCGCACTAGTTCACgtcggccggcaacacagccagcggcctaTAGTCTTCATTTGCTCCTCCTTCCCTTTGCACCTGCTCTCCTCTCGCACTTCCTTTTGGCTCATCATGTTCTTCGAATTTCCTTGCAAGGCTATAGAAGACACATCACGCTTCTCGTCGGCCTTTGAGcttgtcttgcccctcggcctcttgagCACGTCTCCCTCATCAGCCATGGCCGCCTTCTCTCCTATATTCTTCTTAAGAGCATTGTATTGGTCCTTGAACTTGGGGCAATCTTTGATGAGCACCCAACAATGCCCAACATGAGGAGGGTGTGCGCCTTGGAGATGGTGGACTCCTTGTCATCAAGGTCGGCCTGGTGCTGCAACGCACGCCGCAGGGAACACTTGGCGGCGTACTCGACGACGGCCTTCTTCTCCGTCATGACAGTTCGCCGGTTCCTCCTCTTGGCCGATTCGGCGTCGAGCTTGGCGGCCTCCGCCGACGTGAGCTCCGACCGAAGCTTCTTCACAGGCTTCGTTTTCTTCGCCACGGGGTGGGCGGCCGGTGGTGGGTTGCCGGGATTCGCCTCATTGGCCATGGTGGATGGAGGGAGGGGGAAGGCCGAGGACGCGGGAGAGTGGAGGGCGAGGCCCGGGAGCGTTTTGGAGGACAAGGAGGGAAAGTGGCCGCCTGTGCCATCGACGGGCGGGCCGAGAGGACAAGGGCACGCGTCACGCCCATGCGCGTGCTGTCCGTTCTGCCGCAAACTCGTCTCAATCTTGGGCCAGGAGTGGGTCGGAAGCGGACAGAAAACGAACGACGGTCCGTTTACGGTCGCGTGTTGGAGGTCCTGCTTTGTCCATTTACCCCCAAACGGACACGGACGagccatttggggtcgtgcgttggagttggcctaagccATCGGCCCAATTTATACAAGTCATATGCCACCGGGCAATCCTCCAGTCAATCGTGATCCCTTCTAATTCCTATCATTTTGGTTAATTCACTTAATCCCTTCCCGATGGGGATTATTCAAATCCATGCAGTGCGCATCAAACTGGTGCATGCAAGCATACAAGCCCAATACAACTGAAATATGTCTGCATGTAAAATGAAGCATCCTCAGCATCAGTTTATTACAGTACCATGGAGTTGAAAGCCAAACAATTTCTTGATCAGAAAAGGGAAACCTTCCTAGTAAAGAAAGAGGAGAAGCAGGTTTCGTACACAGACAATATATGAGATGGTCCAGGAGATGTCCGTGACCTAAGAAAACTGCAAATTGTTGTTTGCAAGAAAAATTCAAATAGCTAAGCATGGTCGTCATTACTGCCAGATGCGCCCCATTCATTAAATAAGAAGGAGGTTTAACAAGGTATCCAAGCACCGGCCAAAGGCCGAAAAGAAAAATACAAGCCGTTACTCTCCCGGCATCAGAAGACCCAAATGTTTCGCCCCTGCTAGGATCCATAGCTTCGCCTCGTGCTTGATTGGTTGGAGAGTGCTAAACGTTGGAGCGGAGCGGCCTCGAAAAACCCGTGCGTTCCTCTCATCCCAAATTGCTTTCGAAACGAGCATAAAGATAGAAGGCATCACTTTCTTGTGTGCACTATGGGCGGAAGCCGATTCACACCATCAATCATGGATGCTCGTGTAAGTCGCCCAACCAGAAGTATCCAAATCAATGAGTTGAAGGCAAACTCTAACCATCTCCCATACTCTCAAAGTGTATCTACATTGGAAGAAAATGTGCTCGATCGTCCTTGTTCACGCCTACAGAGGGTGCACGGACCACTGATTGGCCACCCTCGCTTGGCCAAACAAACGGATGTCCATAACCTGTCTTGGATGGCAAGCCATGCAAGAAAATTgactttcgggggggggggggcgcagaaTCTCCATACAACCTTGTACATGGCAGAACGGGTGATGGTCAAGTAGTGCATGTTATAAGCCAAAGACGCAGAGTAcctcctgaaggaaatattccctagaggcaataataaagttattatttatttccttatatcatgataaatgtttattattcatgctagaattatattaaccgaaaacataatacatgtgtgaatacatagacaaacagagtgtcactagtatgcctctacttgactagctcattgatcaaagatggttaagtttcctagccatagacatgagttgtcatttgattaatgggatcacatcattaggagaatgatgtgattgacatgacccattccgttagcttagcacccgatcgtttagtatgttgctattgctttattcatgacttatacatgttcctatgactatgagattatgcaactcccatttaccggaggaacactttgtgtgctaccaaatgtcacaacgtaactgggtgattataaaggtgctctacaggtgtctccgaaggtacttgttgggttggcgtatttcgagattacgatttgtcactccgattgtcggagaggtatctctgggccctctcggtaatgcacatcacctaagccttgcaagcattgcaactaatgagttagttgcgggatgacgtattacggaacgagaaaagagacttgccggtaacgagattgaactaggtattgagataccgacgatcgaatctcgggcaagtaacataccgatgacaaagggaacaacgtatgttgttatgcggtctgatcgataaagatcttcgtagaatatgtaggagccaatatgggcatccaggtcccgctattggttattgacaagagaggtgcctcggtcatgtctacatagttctcaaacccgtagggtccgcacgcttaacgttcgttgacgatatagtactatgagttatgtatgttggtgaccgaatgttgttcggagttttggatgagatcacagatatgacgaggaactccggaaaggtccgaaagtaaagattgatatgtggatagtagtgtttgatctccggaagggttccggaattcaccggaaggggttccggatgtttcccgaaatgtttgggcacgagaacactttatctgggccaaaggggaaagcccacgaggtttttggaaagcgcaaaaggaagttttgca
The sequence above is drawn from the Triticum aestivum cultivar Chinese Spring chromosome 7A, IWGSC CS RefSeq v2.1, whole genome shotgun sequence genome and encodes:
- the LOC123151986 gene encoding putative glycine-rich cell wall structural protein 1; the protein is MYAEPKKRQFQHPRQSCQNQRGGDRGWRGAYPNGRSGHGGGRGMGSRYENGRGGGGGGGRGMGSGYENGRGGGGGGCGMGSEYENGCGGGGGYQNDRGCGGGYQNGRDGGGRSGYQNSRGGGGVYQNSRGGGGGGGYQNSRGGGGSGGYQNSRGGGGGGGYYNNDDGYYQPRNLNNRGRGAGRWPRGHREN